In Armatimonadota bacterium, the following are encoded in one genomic region:
- a CDS encoding glycosyl hydrolase, producing the protein MREIKDTMIIYAFALCVLLILSLSTITLAYDASPFGINGLKFAHARHDPNLWSNAAVKARVMKEAGIYWDRLEIWWASVEPEQGKFDWSYYDKVAKFYREHGLNGIVILCYSSAWSRNTPPIDDAERKRFANYVYETVKRYKDTFKVWEIWNEPNIPTFWAKPDVRAYTLLLKEAYQAAKRADPECTVLAACTSGPGNDFILGIYENGGWDYCDAISIHPYSMSGGPIAQQFDRILRILREQLVATGDAKPIWITEMGWTTPDSSMDEPQASYLVQSYIISLANGIEKYFWFCLDDWGEKWGIVRNFDPFEPKPSYEAYKRMTRYLGSPGRAAQFEGYLKMPAGVACYVFRKPSGERILILWATEYISRDVQLPRHGELKAEDILGRQVEINRGRLTVGTTPIIVSGSGLSRIGPISSTSPYIESKRQNLVNNGTLNVIHDGKPGWWNPGRFDGTAKEGKIEVSTEGRWGTVCVSISQSGERAAWDATPIPVRPGRRYRATAWIRTENATGNNQIALFWYSGDMWHYIREDRSESVTGTNGWKKIGVTAVAPKGSAFVRVNLISEKNSGKVWFDDIALVEE; encoded by the coding sequence GTGAGGGAAATAAAAGATACCATGATTATCTATGCATTTGCCCTATGCGTTTTATTGATTTTGTCACTTTCCACAATAACTTTAGCGTATGATGCCTCGCCATTTGGTATTAATGGCTTAAAATTTGCGCATGCCCGCCATGATCCCAATTTATGGTCAAATGCGGCTGTCAAAGCAAGAGTAATGAAGGAGGCAGGAATTTACTGGGACCGTTTGGAGATCTGGTGGGCTTCAGTCGAACCAGAGCAGGGGAAGTTTGATTGGAGCTACTATGACAAGGTTGCCAAATTCTATCGCGAGCATGGCTTAAATGGCATTGTAATTCTTTGCTATTCATCTGCATGGTCGAGGAATACCCCGCCTATCGATGATGCCGAGCGGAAAAGATTCGCAAATTACGTTTACGAGACTGTCAAGCGATACAAGGACACTTTTAAAGTATGGGAAATATGGAACGAACCAAACATTCCAACCTTTTGGGCAAAGCCCGATGTCAGAGCGTACACTTTATTGCTTAAGGAAGCATATCAAGCGGCAAAGCGCGCAGACCCCGAATGCACTGTTCTCGCAGCTTGTACAAGTGGCCCTGGGAATGACTTTATTTTAGGCATTTATGAAAACGGTGGATGGGATTACTGCGATGCTATTTCAATCCATCCATACTCAATGTCAGGTGGGCCGATTGCCCAGCAATTTGACCGAATTTTGCGGATTCTTCGCGAACAGTTAGTTGCTACTGGTGATGCCAAACCCATTTGGATTACTGAGATGGGGTGGACAACGCCAGATAGTAGCATGGACGAACCGCAGGCGTCGTATCTCGTGCAATCTTACATTATTTCGTTAGCAAATGGAATTGAAAAATACTTCTGGTTTTGCCTGGACGATTGGGGTGAAAAATGGGGGATTGTGCGTAACTTTGATCCATTTGAACCCAAGCCGTCATATGAAGCTTACAAGCGCATGACACGCTATTTGGGATCGCCAGGGAGGGCCGCTCAGTTTGAGGGCTATTTAAAGATGCCTGCGGGCGTAGCGTGCTATGTTTTTAGGAAGCCATCGGGAGAGCGTATCCTTATCCTGTGGGCCACGGAATATATTTCGCGAGATGTTCAACTTCCACGACATGGCGAGCTAAAAGCTGAGGATATCCTTGGTAGGCAGGTTGAAATAAACAGAGGGCGGCTTACTGTTGGCACAACTCCAATTATAGTGAGTGGTAGTGGCTTATCACGGATAGGTCCGATAAGTTCAACAAGCCCTTATATCGAATCGAAACGTCAGAATCTTGTTAACAATGGCACCTTAAACGTCATCCATGATGGCAAGCCAGGATGGTGGAACCCCGGCCGTTTTGATGGAACCGCAAAAGAGGGAAAAATTGAGGTCAGCACCGAAGGCCGTTGGGGTACCGTATGTGTCTCAATTTCGCAATCTGGCGAACGTGCCGCATGGGATGCTACTCCAATTCCAGTCCGCCCCGGCAGACGATATCGTGCCACGGCTTGGATTCGAACTGAAAATGCAACAGGGAATAATCAAATTGCTCTCTTTTGGTATTCTGGTGATATGTGGCATTACATCCGAGAAGACCGTTCAGAATCAGTTACCGGTACAAACGGTTGGAAAAAAATTGGCGTAACTGCTGTTGCTCCCAAAGGTTCGGCTTTCGTGCGGGTAAACCTGATTAGCGAAAAGAACAGCGGCAAGGTATGGTTCGATGACATTGCGCTCGTGGAGGAGTAG
- a CDS encoding SAM-dependent methyltransferase has protein sequence MEQAKFDHGHECPYVGKGGLKLKFALDYFGIDVSGLICADLGCNVGGFTDCLLQAGAAKVYAVDTSYGILAWKLRTDERVIVCERTNALFWTPNDTLSLVVSDLGWTKQEQALRAICRMIKPGGEILSLVKPQYEAPKSWLVKGVLPEKHLSAVLELARSKIPSELVLLAEVRSPYLGAGGNIEYWWRLKR, from the coding sequence GTGGAGCAGGCAAAATTTGACCATGGGCATGAATGTCCGTACGTAGGAAAGGGCGGTCTCAAACTAAAGTTTGCTCTTGATTATTTCGGTATAGATGTAAGCGGATTGATTTGTGCAGACCTTGGGTGCAATGTTGGCGGTTTTACCGATTGTCTGCTTCAGGCTGGTGCCGCTAAAGTATATGCTGTTGATACTTCGTATGGAATTTTAGCATGGAAACTCCGAACCGATGAGCGGGTAATAGTTTGCGAAAGAACAAATGCGCTATTTTGGACGCCAAATGACACATTAAGCCTAGTTGTTAGCGACCTTGGTTGGACAAAACAAGAACAAGCGTTAAGGGCAATTTGCCGAATGATTAAACCCGGCGGTGAAATTCTATCGCTCGTCAAGCCGCAATATGAAGCGCCGAAATCCTGGCTTGTGAAAGGTGTTTTGCCAGAAAAGCACCTATCTGCGGTTTTGGAACTAGCTCGCTCGAAAATCCCTAGTGAACTTGTTCTACTAGCCGAGGTTCGCTCGCCATACCTCGGCGCAGGCGGAAATATTGAGTATTGGTGGAGATTGAAGAGGTAG